A DNA window from Paraclostridium bifermentans contains the following coding sequences:
- a CDS encoding sensor histidine kinase encodes MKKYIFIFIFIFIIFFQMFNYRVEAYEAYEKESSGFNVLVLNSYNQGHHWEAAIMDGLKSYSKKNPDEGINFKIEYLDFRNNYNDEYIESLKHMLNEKYPKGSIDAIYTVNDESFEVFNKEVLNPSSSFYKIPLVFSGVDGKLDGSKEEKKYMAGIYHGDDSLSLMNLVYSLNQKTENINLIVEKSKYGESVKSEINKLIDTYLNNQIDINYIQSNYTEDIISKIKKLDDKPDTINIIAGEFQCKKSSGYVEPKDLINDIKKYSSAPIYSNDQTYLHAGILGGHVDIGQEQAKIICDMIVKIKNGTPIEKIENEIEPSAKAYVDYKSIYEYDIDPFDVGTSVNLINKGQYELLAPKWMKHLLLTLLVFFLISIVFVVKASSRYRKEIKKQQEDEEKAKEREKLKSDFIVNLSHELRTPINIILGTTKLLEYNISKGKAKEDDIIDKLENINQNSYRLLKISNNIIDMTKAECGMLSLNLENCNIVSVIEDVFESSIEFAKIKNIGMIFDTKYEEINTVVDVYQIQRVVLNLLSNAIKFTNENGVVDLSIFKDKDDIIIEVKDNGVGIPDNKLKYIFQRFYQVDNLYTRKNEGSGIGLCISKEIVEIHGGKIEIESRLGEGSLFRMILPIKIDESLPEYDPSNHIDTNKIVNLELSDI; translated from the coding sequence ATGAAAAAATATATTTTTATATTCATATTTATTTTTATAATCTTTTTCCAAATGTTTAATTATAGGGTGGAAGCATATGAAGCATATGAAAAAGAATCAAGTGGATTTAATGTTTTGGTATTAAACTCATATAATCAAGGACATCACTGGGAAGCGGCTATAATGGATGGGCTCAAATCTTATTCTAAAAAAAATCCTGACGAAGGTATAAATTTTAAAATTGAATATCTAGATTTTAGAAATAATTATAATGATGAATATATAGAGTCATTAAAGCACATGTTAAATGAAAAGTACCCAAAGGGAAGTATAGATGCTATATATACTGTAAATGATGAGTCTTTTGAAGTGTTTAATAAAGAGGTACTAAATCCAAGTAGTAGTTTTTATAAAATTCCATTAGTATTTAGTGGAGTAGACGGAAAACTAGATGGAAGCAAAGAAGAAAAAAAATACATGGCAGGTATATATCATGGTGATGATAGCTTAAGTTTAATGAACTTGGTATATTCACTTAATCAAAAAACTGAAAATATAAATTTGATAGTTGAAAAGTCTAAGTATGGAGAGTCTGTAAAAAGCGAAATTAATAAACTGATAGACACTTATTTAAACAATCAAATAGATATAAATTATATACAAAGTAATTATACTGAAGATATAATATCTAAAATAAAAAAGTTAGATGATAAACCAGATACTATAAACATTATAGCTGGTGAATTTCAGTGCAAAAAATCAAGTGGATATGTAGAACCTAAGGATCTAATAAATGATATTAAAAAGTATAGTAGTGCACCTATATATTCAAATGACCAGACTTATTTACATGCAGGTATTCTTGGAGGACATGTAGATATAGGTCAAGAACAGGCAAAAATTATTTGTGATATGATAGTTAAAATAAAAAACGGAACTCCTATTGAAAAAATTGAGAATGAGATAGAGCCAAGTGCAAAAGCCTATGTAGATTATAAAAGTATATATGAATATGATATAGATCCTTTTGATGTAGGGACGAGCGTAAACTTAATAAATAAAGGGCAATATGAACTATTAGCTCCAAAGTGGATGAAACATTTATTACTTACTTTGCTTGTATTCTTTTTAATATCTATTGTATTTGTTGTTAAAGCATCTTCAAGATATAGAAAAGAAATTAAAAAACAACAAGAAGATGAAGAAAAGGCAAAGGAACGTGAAAAGTTAAAATCTGATTTCATAGTAAATTTAAGTCATGAATTAAGAACACCTATAAATATAATATTGGGCACGACTAAGCTTTTAGAATACAATATATCTAAGGGAAAAGCTAAAGAAGATGATATAATAGATAAGTTAGAAAATATAAATCAAAACTCATACAGATTATTAAAGATATCAAATAATATAATAGATATGACAAAAGCTGAATGTGGAATGCTAAGTTTAAACTTAGAAAACTGTAATATAGTTAGTGTAATAGAGGATGTTTTTGAATCAAGTATTGAGTTTGCTAAAATAAAAAATATAGGTATGATATTTGATACGAAATATGAAGAAATAAATACTGTTGTAGATGTTTATCAAATACAAAGAGTAGTATTGAATCTTTTATCAAATGCTATAAAATTTACAAATGAAAATGGAGTTGTAGATTTATCAATATTCAAGGATAAAGATGACATTATCATAGAAGTAAAAGATAATGGAGTAGGTATACCGGACAATAAATTAAAGTATATATTCCAAAGATTCTATCAAGTAGATAATTTATATACTAGAAAAAATGAAGGTAGTGGAATAGGACTTTGCATATCAAAAGAAATAGTAGAAATTCATGGAGGTAAGATAGAGATAGAAAGCAGATTAGGAGAAGGCTCGTTATTTAGAATGATTCTTCCTATAAAGATAGATGAAAGTTTACCAGAATATGATCCTTCAAATCATATAGATACAAATAAAATTGTGAATTTGGAGTTATCAGATATTTAA